In the genome of Acanthopagrus latus isolate v.2019 chromosome 4, fAcaLat1.1, whole genome shotgun sequence, the window CAAGCGAACAGTGTTCCTTGCTGGATTCTAATTTGAGTTTTATTGCTGACTTCCTGCTGTCGTCAGCACCTTGTTGCTGTGCACAGATTGATTCTGCAGCTttcaaagacacatttcttttgatAATGATTGCAGCCTGTGTGTACCCAGACCTGCAATATTGATGTCTGAGCTTTTTGctaagctgaaaaaaaatacaaggtCACCAAAATAAAACGTTCAGCTGTTGCTGATTCACCATGATAATGAGCCCCATGTTCGTCATTAACACTTACTTCTGCAGGATACGGGGCCCATTTATGCTGTTTCAAAGACTGCACATCCCCGTACAAGAAGATTTCTCCTCACACTAAAATACATATAAACCTTCTGGTTTTGTTGTCTTGCATGTAGTGTGTACATGGTTATatgtttcacagtttttagTCTGTTTGAACCAGTTTAAAGAGTTTAAACTAagtatttaatttaatgttgttGGTGTCCCGTAGCTATGTGAATATAATCTTGCCATGATCATGAGCTGAGTGTGCTTTCAGTCCCTGACCAACACTTCCCCTACCATCAGCAGGCCTCAAGCCATCAAACATTCAGTCGATTTTTGGCCCTGATTTGAAGGATATTCTATTCTGATCAGTCCTGCCCCCAGAGCACACTGACCACCAAACACAATCCACAAAGAATTCAGTTGCTGCTAGCCATTCTTCAATATCtcacaaaatgcattaaaaatgcattatatCATAAGTATTCAGAACTGGCTGTCCACAATCTGGGTATGAACTCGAAGGTTTTGGCTGCTGGATGAGCTGAGGCAGAGAACATTCACGACATAAAATGTTAGTGTGAACTTTTATACTGAAGTCATGAACCTTCACGCTCGGTTGTTTATCTGCATTCAAAGAAACATTATTTATCTGTTGTACATCACAGCAACAGTttaacagtcattttaatgGTACAGTGTCTTTCAGTAGTGTAAAtggtctctgtctcagccacaaGGTCTGTCAGTTATCCACATGATCAACTGAAGCAGATTAAGATTAgattaattagattaatgcAGCAGGGGTCAAAGTAACTAGTCATAATAACTActcaaattactgtaattaagtcattgttttgattaattgtACTTTTAGGAGTATTGTTTTCCAATTTTTCACATTATACTCTTACTTGTACGCAAGGAAATGTGCATCAAACCATGTGATCTACTTcgttacttttaaaatcattcaCAATTTGAATTAATGTCTAAATCGTTCCTCTGCATTTCTGGAGCCAATAAACTGTTCTGACCACAACCCGTCCAGTGAAAACCCTGACATGCAGACAAAATACAGAGGTGTGCTGCAGGTGCAGGTTTGGAGACGTGGCCatgaccactgagcagaacagagcaaCTGGGAGTAGATCAGACTGAAGAcctggagaaacagaaacctcTTTAATTGAATGCCTGCTTTTAAAATAAGATACTTGAAGTCGTGGATATATACCAATATCTAACATTTCAAGCACCAGATACCAAAGCAAATGATCCTGTAAATCCTCAGAGGATGCTGGACAGGGTAAAAGTTTTTTGTGAGGAAAAATCAAGCATTACTTTTTTGAggactgacatgtttttgtgaTTCCTCCCCCAGAATTGGCGGCTCCATCCCCATAGTTTACACCTACTTCACCGAGTTCCTGCAGATGGATAAACGTGGGGAACATCTGAGCTGGCTCTGCATGTTCTGGATGCTGGGAGGCCTGTACGCCTCCTTCACTGCCTGGGGGATCATCCCTCACTATGGTACCGCACACACGCGAAACCAAACCAACATACTgatcatttcacttttattggAGGAGCATTGATCGGCTGACATGTGGGACTTTTGTCCTCTGGCTAAATTAATTTCTTACATCCTCTTTGTGCTCACTAATGTGCCTCATCTTGAGACATTTTCTCAGCTGCAACCTCCTGAATATGAATAATTCACATCTGCATATGATAACATTTTGCCACCATCAGCAAAATAATTCTAAGTCTAAAATGAGCCCACAGTTGCCTGTCTGTGATTGGCCTCTGAATCCATTTAATGCTTGAAGGACAAATTCTCATGCAAAAATATGTACATTGGTGcatatcatacatttttaatatacaaaagacaacaacaatgaTGGGTTTTGTTACACTATGAGTTCAAGATGCCAGAAAGATCGGTACTTAAAATGATAACTTGCTTTTTACTGGATGGTCTTCCAGGCTGGGGCTTCAGCATCGGGACCGAGTTCCAGATGCACAGCTGGAGATTATTTATTTTCGTGTGTCTCTTCCCTGCTCTGGCTGCGCTGGTCGGAATCATCTTCATGCCGGAGAGTCCTCGTTTCCTGCTTGAGGTCAGGTCAAGTGTCTCCAGATTAAAACATgtgaaattacacatttatctgtcctgcttctgtttcttAAGAATGGCTGCATAAATTCTGACATATAAGCTCCCtatctttatatttattatttaggCGTACAGTATTAAACATTAAGCTGTGATTGGTTAAAAGTGTTGAGTCATCAGTCACCGCAGCAACATCCCACTGCTGTGCAAAGGTAGCGAAAGGCTGCTAAGGCGCCACCAGGACAGCACCCACCCCTGTTTCTCATCCAGGACATTGTCAGACCTGTAACCACATGTGgtattgtatttgtatgttaCAGCAGTGCTGCTCCAACATGTTCGTATCACACACCCCCAAATTATCACACATTCCCCCCATCTGATAAGAGGCAGGCCTCATGGGAACATTGTTACTCAGCCACATCTGGCTTCAGAGCATGTGGGAATCATAAACCCTGAGAGGATTCACAGAACACTTGCGAAATATTGGTTACGTAGACATTTATAGATaagtttgtgtgttgttttcagaatGCCCGTCACGATGAGGCGTGGATGATCCTGCGACAGGTTCATGACACCAACTGGAAGGCGAAGGGGGAGCCAGAGAGAGTCTTCACTGTAAGCGGTTTGATGAAAAAATGAGTGGAAGTAGAGGCTGTTACATCTGATCCTCAGCCGTCATAAATAACAGAAATGATTGCTGTGTTCAACAAGATCTGGCACGTCCTCGCAGGAGcagcacaggtgtaattaatatcattaacaATGGCTCAGTGCACTTAGGTGTTCAGGTCCTGCTGTTGTACATGCTGGCTTACTGGGGCACTTTAAATCGGATCATTAATGTTATTGGTTACCCCCAtgcttttcctactgtgacGAGTCAATATGtctgctgggggaaaaaagcaattggaaaaacagaaattggCAGTGACAAAAGATTGTGACTGCAGTTGAAATCAGTGCTGTTAGAGAAAAACTGCACCAGACGTCAGCTTCTTGTGTTAACAATGTCACAAATAGCACATTTGGAAGctaaaatgaactaaaatgaaCAATGGTTCAATTTTCAGGTTTTAGAGGGACACTTAAATAGAACATGgccattgttaatgttattagcaTCAGCTGTTCCTCCTGTGTGTCAGATGAAAGTTCAACATGTTTAAATGCCACATTCATGAAACCCTGTTTTACCAATATGCAATATGTTCTGGATTTCTGTTGGAATGAACACAAAGCTCTGGTTTATGCATCCAAACTCTTTGTGAAGGTGACCAACATTAAGACTCCACAAACTCAGGAGGACGAGTTCATAGAGATCCAGAGCGACACTGGGACGGCCTTCCAGCGCTGGACCGTCCGACACATGACCATGCTGCAACAGGTCTGCATATCAATCCTGCTCTGAAGATACCGGCAGAATACATAGAATAGAGACATGACGTCACAGCCTTCCCAGCAGACCACCACAgaaccatccatccattgtctgtaaccactttatccccTTTATGGGGTTGCAGGGTTTTGCTAGAGcaaatcccagctgtctctgggccGGGCAGGGTCCTCCCTGGACAAGTCTCCAGCTCGTCGCAGGGCACCACCACAGAACCCTATATCAGAAATACCTACCTATAAACCCTAAAACCAAACTACTACCACTACAACTACTGTAACTTAAACCTCGGAGAGCTGGTCCCATGCATTGGGCTGCTCACAAGACTGACAAACTGTCCTTTTGCATAAGTGCTGCTCCCTGTATTCactgtgattttcacctttttaattacCTTTTCTGTGCCAAGGTGACGGCCATGCTGGTGCTGGAGACGTATGTTGAGCAAGACAATGTAGTTCACTGAGATTTCTTGCACGATACTAAATAGTATTTTACCTACCTAACAACCAACCGTGACTTACTTTTATATgaacaaatataaaatgtttgattgatGGCAGAATTTAAACAGGATCAACAAATGATTTGTGTCCCCCCACTGACTAGTGTACCAGACGTCACCTCTCTATAAAGACTTCACTTTGCGTTTCATTGGACATAAACTGAATGTGTTCAAGTGTTTTCCTCCGCTTTTTCCTTAATACCTCACATATTTAATTcaactttctgtctgtctgtatttttcagGTGATGGCTAACATAATGTCACTATCAGCTCCAGAGCTCAGACTGCAGGGCCTCTTCCTGCTGATTGTCTGGTTCTGCTTGGCCTTCAGGTAGGAATTTTTTTAAGGCAGAGCTTAAAACAATTGCTCCTGTTATTCTATTTAGTAATACTGCTCATTTTATGTTATTGTGCTGAGATTTGAATGTTTCCCTGTGCTTCAGTTACCATGGACTGGGAGTGTGGTTCCCCGACATGATCAAATACATGCAGTATGAAGAGTACGAGTCCAAGGTCCGAGTGTTTCACAGAGAGAAGGTCGAACGTTTCCACTTCAACTTCTCTCTGGTCAACCAGATCCACCGCGAGGGAGAGTACATCCATGACAAGTACGTTCcctcaacacctccaccttCCACCTAGGAAAAGGACATTAGATATCTGAGTCATTTAAAGGTACAATTCACGATTTGTTTGCACTGCTGCGTCATGAGATCTATTTATGTTCCTTCAGGTTTGCAAACATTGAGATTAAGTCTGTGAAGTTTGAGGATTCTCTGTTTGAAAACTGCTACTTTGAGGATGTCAAGTCAACCAACACCTTCTTCGAGAACTGCACCATCAAAAACACGGTCTTCTATAACACAGGTATCCTGCAGAATTATTGATGAATGATTATGATGATAGTAATATGTTTATAGCACTTTCATGCTGCTGGCTCTTTAAGGTTTTGGGATCCATAAACTAAACCAATTAGCAGtgcataaaatatatattaaaacataaaagctgCCCTAAAACAGTCATCCTGCTCAAAGCATGAAAACTTTGGCGAAAAACTTATGTTTACTGAGTTCTGTAAGATAAAAACCAATAACTGTGAGCACAGCCTCTTCTTACATCCCTCTGTGCTCTGCAGACCTCTGGCAGGAAAAGTTCAAAGACTGTCGGATGGAGAACACCACCTTCCTCCACCCAAAGAAAGGCTGTCACCTGAACTTCCAGGAGGAGAACGACATTGTCATCTACATGGTCAGCTTCCTGGGCAGTTTGGCTGTGTTGCCTGGCAACATCCTCTCAGCATTGTTCATGGACAAGATAGGAAGAATCAGAATAATAGGTGATATCATCAAGTACAATAACCCTGCAGAGACTGGCCCTTGTGTGCACATCTTGCCAAATCTGAATCTCTATGTCATCGTCCATCTTCCTCTCTAGGTGGTTCTATGTTGGCGTCGTCTGCCTGCACATTCCTGTTGCTGCTAAGTTTCAGTCAAGGGGCTGTTATATGTTGGCAGTGTCTCTTCTATGGGGCCAGTGTGGCGGCCTGGAACGGACTAGAGGTCATTTCTGTGGAACTCTACCCCTCCTCTAAAAGGTAAAGTTCAACTCTGTACCACTagaaaaaaggtcaaataaaagATTTGCAACTGTGAATAAGCATGACGGGCCTGTCAAGCTTTGACTTTCCTCCACATGTTAAACTGGTGTGCACAGGGCTGGAGTAAGAAAGAGGAGTAGCATGTCAAGCATTTGGCAGGTGGTGTCTTTTTTagcttttaaaaccaaaaacagacacaaaacattCTGAAATCCACTGTGTGGCTGCCGTGATGCTCAGCCACTATATCAGGGTTAAAGCTAATATCAGCAAGGTCCTGCACATGATTTGACTAATAGTAGTTCAAAATAACTTAAGTCTAGCTCAGTCAGTGATCATTCTCAAACCTATTTctattttgaaattaaatgttttatttatgttgtattaGTACAAGGAAACTgactgcatatatatatatatcttttctAGTCTTATCAAACAATCAAAGCACTTATCAACATGTGAGTTAACACATGCATTCACTAACCTTTCTGCAGAGGGACAGCGTTCGGTATCCTGAATGGGATCTGCAAATTTGCGGCCATTATCGCCAGCTTCATCTTTGCAGCCTTCATCGGCATCACCAAGATCATTCCCATCTTCCTGGCCTTCTCCGCCCTCGTCTGCGGAGGTCTGGTAGCTCTAAAGCTGCCTGAAACCCGGGAGAAAATCCTGTCTTGAAAAGCCAAACTCCTGCAGCCTCCAGGCCCCAACCACAGTACAGCTACTGGGAAAGCTTTTTTGGGAAAAGTGTCAGCTTAAACTGAATGGAGAGACAAGGAAGAAAGGCCACGCTGTGCGAGCTGTGTTTATGAGTCTGCAATGGTGATACGATTAAAAATCTTGAAAACCTGTCTGGTTGCCTACGTGAACCTGTGGTTGCTTTCTATTCCCTCTGTAAGCTCCTCAGGCTGCCCAGCATTTCTGTCACATCGTATAGAACCAGTGTTTGTCATTTCGTTTTTATCATTTACTGCCCATCctctactcacacacacacacccacacactcctGTTGTagtaacatttattttatgtgagGTTTGTGTAAAAGAAAGATTAATATGAGATGAAATGTGTCTGTACTTGAAAGGTGATGTAGTTCATGTTACCATGTTGTGCTTTGAGTTCATTCCctgttggaaaaaaaggaaagagagaggacttAACGTCATAACTTGGATTAGATTTGAATCCTGTTGTATTCACTGCCAAGGCTCAGCAGCAATATTACTGCTGGTGTTGTTATTCAGACAAAACACTCCTTTCGTTCACCCAGTCTTTATTTATTCTCCACTGTCCTGTGGTGTGTGTAGTCTCTTTAGTTCACATGTTGTTGATTGGTTTTCTCTAGACATAAACCTGGATTGaccattttattaaatgtagagctttgtttttttttttttgttttttttttttttattcaatccACTGTTGTTCATTTCTCCCAGCTGATCCAAATCTAACCTGAGCAGCCGACTGGATTTTTCTCCTGTTTATTGTCTTGTCCTCGACTATAGAGCTGTGTTCTGTAGGTGGTGATGACGTAGAACCAGAGTCTTACCTTTCACATCTTGCCATGACAAAGTGTAAGGAATTGTTCTGTTTGtccattaatttatttatttttttctaaaaggaGAGAATGACTCTAAACTGTGAGATTAGATGTTTTGATATGATGCTCTTATTTTAACGTTCTGATGACGAACAGTTTACAGAACCTGCTGCATTTCTGACAACATGTGTCAAGATTTCTAAGGAGCATGTTACTTTTTTGGCAtgactgagctgtgtgtgtgcgtgtgtgtgtggttgttatCCACATGTCTGTGAATTTactgaaacacaacagtctGACTACCATTACTATATTTGTTGTTGTACATACTGTAGACCTGTGTATATTAGTTGTAAAATAGCTCCGTCATGACTTGAATAAAGCTGAGGGCTTCTGATCCAGTTTCCTGCTCAGTTATGTTTGCAAAATGTTCCAAACATATGAAACAAGTTATACATTTTGAATGAGTTCAGATTTGACTTTAagacatgcttttatttttttaaaatactgtatgttttatggAGCTACGGTAGACGGTTAGGttaggttagcttagcattgaGACTGTTAAAGAAGGCAGACAGGTAAGCTAGCTCTGTCCAAATGTAGCACTGAGTTTTGCTTTTAGTACACCTCCAAAGCTAATTTTTGATTCAGGTTGATTACCAGAATGGTGCAAATTCACAGATGTTAACACGCAGACAGAACAGCAGCTGATCAGTTCTGCTGATCAGTTTTTTCAGTCAGAGGCTGaggtgaacaaaaacacacaactcagTTAACTTACAGCTAACTGCTGTTTGCATCTTCATGCAAAATTAAATTTGCGTCTTTCACGCTCTCTCCGAACACACCTTGTATGTCACTAATTGACAACTTTtaggcttttatttcatttgattaatCACACGCAGTGTCAAAATGATGTGGGTATGTGTAACTTTTGCTTACTTTTGGACAGAGGAAAGCTAACTCTGTCCCCAGGTCACCTGTGCTACACTAAGCAGTTGCTGACTACATAGTGTACAGCAGGAATGAGTCAATGCATTTTTGAAGATTTGGGCATTTTTTGAGTCTTCAGTTaaacaggacagacaggacgaCATCATGCCCAACACGAACACTCATCTACTAGTTTGTCGTTAGAGGAAGAATGTAGCTGCAAACCTCTGTCACAGTACAACCTGTGGATTGATCAATTAATATCAAAGTGTGTATAGTATCATGTAGTACTAAGCAACAGCACTGTAGTACATTTATAGCAGTTGACATTGAATATACCACCATACCATTAGATTTTTTACTTACTGATTTTATTTACACTTCAAAAATCTTAGAAGCAGCGTTCATCTGTGGAGATAACCtttttgaacaaaatgtgtaagtatcataaacttgtgtttgccacagagcttattttctgcaataaacCCAAAACTCAACTGAAAAATCCCAGAAGATTTTTAATTAGGGAACAAGCAtgatgctaacttccaggttaGCCAACTAAAATACTTCTTATGATTATAATCTCATTTTATTCCaatcaaatacaacatttaGATGTAAACTGTATTCATTCTGATAATTCTGTCAATCCTAATCTTGTCAATTTTAAACTCTGTCTTAACCTCAGATTGCTTTATGAAATATTATCAAACCACATCACTGATGCACATTACATATCAGGCATGATTAGCAGTGAATAGGAGATGAACATAACTGTCCCCATGCTGGTGGCAGCTGTGTATCAGCGGGTAAGTGAGGTGGGCTTGtaaaaacatgcagcacacaaGTGTGAGCAAGTGCCGGTAGTTGGAGGATGTGTTTACTCTGGCAGAGGTGTGAAAGACTCTCTGCTGATCTGTCCACCAGGTTTATCTGGATGTCACAATAGAGGGCAGCGAGCAGAGGACACACTCTCTAAGTGATGCTTGAATATGATATAGCTTGACTTGAACAAGATTTGGCCTAtcagtttaatttaaatcaGTAATAGAtggatttttactttttgaagGTTCTTTAAATAATTACCAGTTCCTGTTTCCTACTTCAGTTTCACCAGTTTAATTGAGTTGAATTTATCCTGCTGAGTTGCTCTGAGTGCTGCTTTCTTCTGTGAATGTCGCTCTCTTACAATTAGAGGAAATTTACTGTCCACCTCTGGCTGacccctccagctccagctaTGTTTCACACCTAGGGTGCAGAATCTATCCCCTTCACCAGCcacctcactcactcacacacacacacacactcacccacgCAGTCATGTTTCCGTCACTTTGGGGGACATTGCATATACTTACAATAATATACTGGAGACCTACGGTAACCATAACTTATCTTTACCTCAAACCCTTGGACCAAGTTTTCCCACTAAAAAGTATTAATTACATTGTAGGAACATGCACTTTGTCCCTGTAAGGAAATGTGCTTATGTTAACAGATTCATGTCCCCATAACATGAGCTATACACAtctacacacatgcaaatacattaAAGCTTTCAACATACCCAACATCCCAAATTGTATTACctataatatttttatttgtagtAAAATACGACAGTGGTCCTCTTTAAGACACCATCTCTTAAATGTTACTGATAACTTTTCcatcacattacattcatgGTAGAACACCACTGTTGTTCAAATCATCTCCCACCTTGTGTTTACCAGATTGTGCATTAGCTAAAGTTGCTAACAGTTCAGTATGCTGGGCACATACAGAGGAAATAAACTTGGTAACTACCAAGGCTGTTGATCGCTGATGAGACACATATATCACGTGATACATGAAACAATCATTTTGAACCTGAAAAACATTAGGAAATGAgtgattcacaatcataataatgttatGTAGCCAAAAAAAACTTTATCAGTACAACTGTAAAGTAGGTAAATCTCGACCATCTACATCAGTTTTATCCTTCTACTGATGGAAATGTCAGAGCATTATTAGGGAAATGGAAATATAAAATGCTTCGTGACCGTGCACTACCAGAGCACATTAAAATGCTCCGTGGCAAAGTTTGAACAATGTTGAACTCTGCAGAAGAGATGAAATATCATTCTTGCAAAATATTTACCCTTATTTGTTGTGTAACAGTGGTGGAGGAAAGCAGTGTGTGACACGCTGGGTATATATCTGGTAACACCATTTTCATATGGTTCAAATTATTCAGTGAGTCTTTGTGTCCACTGATTCACTCCtttgttcattttctccctttaaCCAGCTCGCTTTTAAAAAACTGATACAATTGTCTGGTCTGACATTAAGGATTCATTTCTCGCTACTGTGGTTATGAGCAAACGCTTCAGTCTAGATGAACCAGCCACCATGAAGGCTTTCCCTTCTGCGAGGGTCAGAAGTCATGGTGATTTTTAATAATACAATGTTCGCTGTCAGAACTCCGACTACGCTCCGCAGACATTAACTCTCAGTGGAGGAGTTGCACAGACTATTTCTATAAGCAATTAGTGATTTCactttgaatgaaaaacaaaagcaaagctgCCCCAGAGAGGACTAAattatcttctttttcttccctgcaTTTAACTAAACCACTCATGAAACGTATAATAGTACTGGACTGCAGAGCTTGTTAAAGTTTTCCAGACGGACCACGCTGAGGTTCAaacaacagcttgtttttttctgctgaaaatgGTTCCCAGTAGAAGATCTAAAAATGCCAAGACAGAAATAAAGTCTAATTTAACTGTTACAATTTCATCCCTCCTCACTTTTCCTTATACTGATTCTTTCTTCTGatcttctgtctttgttgtatCACTATGTATCACGGCGCCAGCACAACGTCCCCGCAGGAGTCACCGAAACAGTTTAATGTGATGTCATTCCAGGCAGAGGGAGCACACTGGAGGTCGCGGTGGGGTTGATGGACTCAGGAGGCCCAGACAGGTGGCAGGCAGCCCAGCCTCAGAGCCTGCTGTGGGTGTGCGTCCACCCAGAGGTGCCAAACTCCCAGCCAGGCTCCCACAGCCTCACCTTGGTCAGGGTAAGTGGTGGGGTCGTGCCGCGGGTTCAACCCCAGTTCACCCTGCCCTCAGCCTGACACAGCactcatcttttcatttgattatttatgttttatctttGAATGATTCATGCATTCATGCACCTGGCCACCTCTCACTATTCAACATACTGTTCAGTATGAATGGACCTTGGAGTTGGCAGGGCTTTAGTGCCCTGGTTAACCCTCCATAAACACCAGGAGACTCTTATctgattctttctttcttacctgagtatgtttttttttagatatctgGATTGATGCAAGGCCGTTCTCCATTAGGGGCCATAAAATACTCTTGATACAGAGCCAACCACAAAGTGCTAATGTTTCACGGAGACCGAGCTGAGAAGAATCAGAACTATTAATTGTGTTGAGTAGGGATGGGATTTATGACTGGTTTGCTGTTCAGACAATTCAATAAACAGCAGAGatgccaagaaaaacaaaacctgacaaTTAACAGATCAGAGAAACTGCCTCATAGCTCAAAAAAGATTGAGTGGATGAATTTTACAGATAAATATCAATTTATCACCTAAATTGCTGATGTCAAAGTATCATAATGTGATCAGGTGTTGTACTAAACGCAACAAAGGTGAAATCTCTGATAATATCATAACTATTTCTGtatcaaaaatgtataattcTGGTGTTGAAATAAAACCCTTTCTGCGGTtctacacacagaaaaagagaaggcTGAGAAAACCTGGAGCAACACAAGGGAagcaggggagagagggggacacAGGGAGGTTAGCAGGGACTGTATTTTCCAGCCTGCCTGGTTCTCACAGCTGAGGTGTGAATCGACGCCTCCAGACTCATCAGTTCTCATCAGTGTGAAACCATCACACCTCTGCTTTAACTGGATAATGCAGGTCATTATGcttcattaaatgtatttacattcactacatttacacatttaccaTGTAGGACATACATTGGCTCTCGTCCAGAAGCACACaggacaggagcagcagcagcttaacTTTCAAGATCAATGAAAAGAAAACGAAGGATCAAAGATCGCAGCTCGTGTCTGACTTGCTGTGACTATAAAATGATCGCGCTGGTGAGAAGTGGGATATAAAGAGGAGGAGATCAAGAGGAGGGCAGAGCACACTGATGTCAGGTTCAAGGTTGGagtgaggtgaggaggaagaagtaaATGAGGACAGGATCacctctcagtgtctctcttaataaaaagaagaaatctccTGTCTCTTCCTTGACATTAACACGGTGATAAAAACGGTTTAACCACAGCAAAGTCAGCTTAGTCTGTTCAAACATGTAATAATGGTTCTCGAGCCAAATGGCACAGTCTGCTGGCTCCATTTCTGTGTGACAAAAAAGTTCCACACTAAACCCAGAATTCAGTAGAATCATAACACTGACGCTAAATCCAAATTCTGAACTTTTCAAAAGTAAATTGTAACTggagctgtcagataaatgtagtcaGTGTTTGAACCACAGACATATCAAGAACTCCTCAGCGTTCTGTTTCTGTACATTGTTAAACCTTTTCAACAACAATtctacatactgcccctttaatgatTTTCATGTGGATTTTCCTAAATTTCAGGTCATAATTGTGAATATGGACGGGATTTGGACATTATTGGTGGTCTATGCAGACATTTATATTTGCTCACAAGttgaaagcaaaatgaaaacatcatcatgtgCTTCATAATGTTGATGGGAGTATTAATTCAGCATCTTCTTCTGTC includes:
- the sv2ba gene encoding synaptic vesicle glycoprotein 2Ba: MDDPYHNNVNQQMTEGGEYTYTQDGGGQDGYPYQTDYPPQEEDAASDATEGADDDEQMYEGEYQGIPHPDEIKEARRAARLEARRKARLAGQQQEEEEENLPEQYETIMEECGHGRFQWMLFFVLGLALMADGVDGFVVGFVLPSAEKDMCISNSDKGLLGLLVYVAMMVGALVWGGLCDKMGRRKCLIYVLTIDLVFSFLSCFAQGYGFFLFFRFCSGFGIGGSIPIVYTYFTEFLQMDKRGEHLSWLCMFWMLGGLYASFTAWGIIPHYGWGFSIGTEFQMHSWRLFIFVCLFPALAALVGIIFMPESPRFLLENARHDEAWMILRQVHDTNWKAKGEPERVFTVTNIKTPQTQEDEFIEIQSDTGTAFQRWTVRHMTMLQQVMANIMSLSAPELRLQGLFLLIVWFCLAFSYHGLGVWFPDMIKYMQYEEYESKVRVFHREKVERFHFNFSLVNQIHREGEYIHDKFANIEIKSVKFEDSLFENCYFEDVKSTNTFFENCTIKNTVFYNTDLWQEKFKDCRMENTTFLHPKKGCHLNFQEENDIVIYMVSFLGSLAVLPGNILSALFMDKIGRIRIIGGSMLASSACTFLLLLSFSQGAVICWQCLFYGASVAAWNGLEVISVELYPSSKRGTAFGILNGICKFAAIIASFIFAAFIGITKIIPIFLAFSALVCGGLVALKLPETREKILS